The Coccidioides posadasii str. Silveira chromosome 3, complete sequence genome contains a region encoding:
- a CDS encoding uncharacterized protein (EggNog:ENOG410PRZF~COG:B) — translation MPPKKAAASGTKTATHASYKDMIKDAIISLKDRTGSSRQALKKYVRNNNNISYASQGAFDVQFNRALKAGVEKGEFLQPKGPSGPVKLAKKETVKPAAKPAKKPAAAKAATKKTTTTKKAAEKGEKVEKAEKPEKATKKAAPKKTAAAKTKANVAKQRKAPTAAPAVVDAPKVIGRTKSGRVTKSTGKSAPATTKKATPKKKKVTEKKTPSKKSEA, via the exons ATGCCTCCAAAGAAAGCTGCCGCCTCTGGCACCAAGACCGCCACCCATGCTTCATACAAAG ATATGATCAAGGATGCCATCATCAGT CTCAAGGACCGCACCGGAAGCAG CCGTCAAGCACTTAAGAAATATGTGCGTAATAACAACAACATCAGCTATGCCTCACAGGGTGCTTTTGATGTCCAGTTCAACCGCGCCCTTAAGGCTGGTGTGGAGAAGGGCGAGTTCCTGCAGCCAAAGG GCCCTTCCGGTCCCGTGAAGCTTGCGAAGAAAGAAACCGTCAAACCAGCTGCCAAACCCGCCAAG AAACCTGCCGCTGCTAAAGCCGCCACCAAGAagaccaccaccaccaaaaaGGCTGCTGAGAAGGGAGAGAAGGTAGAGAAAGCAGAGAAGCCCGAGAAGGCCACCAAGAAAGCTGCTCCCAAGAAGACCGCCGCGGCGAAGACCAAGGCCAATGTTGCCAAGCAGCGCAAAGCCCCAACTGCT GCTCCGgcagttgttgatgctcCCAAGGTCATTGGCAGGACGAAGTCTGGACGTGTGACCAAGTCCACCGGCAAATCGGCGCCTGCGACAACGAAGAAGGCCACAcccaaaaagaagaaggtTACAGAGAAGAAGACGCCATCGAAGAAATCTGAAGCATGA
- the MSS4 gene encoding Phosphatidylinositol-4-phosphate 5-kinase (EggNog:ENOG410PH70~COG:T) translates to MPALTTTAQESSAQLRPRTTSPPPIFNPTPRKSHDRSSLSNAFVWASEANGENGHVDTTSSEFFMTNLKTGSFQSLPHTNKSVVSSHGRERSHSRNGSLLSLGAGDRGEVHKDHHHPHHHHHHHHHHQQQQHARHSLANGIDAQVDRPYSAALSNGTCALPPPASPKPVLNGDRSSTDEISTEHTPPTSIVPTPVAENDGGFAPFQQTTNRRASPPPTLQTDFENSASPPSPRSPRLIHRHTLQVPRTTSGRRSVRESLAPSPSDDNLTSSDRFSSASGFRRGSLSLARRTPRSIQSDLYLDEGSPQDDDAVRWTKAIKHRRASKRKRRDEEDEDRVIVGTKVDQNHVNYVTAYNMLTGIRFTVSRTNAKLDRELTDADFEAKHKFSFDITGNELTPSAKYDFKFKDYAPWVFRRLRAKFQLDPADYLMSLTSKYILSELGSPGKSGSFFYFSRDYKYIIKTIHHAEHKLLRRILRDYYQHIENNPNTLISQFYGLHRVKMAYGRKIHFVVMNNLFPPHRDIHQMFDLKGSTIGRDFREEDLVSNPRATLKDLNWLRRHRHLELGPMKRDVFLAQLRRDVALLQRLKIMDYSLLVGIHDVEKGNEEKLRDKTLQVFQPGGEIIEEQEQQQQQQQQQQQQQSDGLIRTPSKLESARKARELREIIKREKPVPIEQATAKMPDEILDERKNRVFYSDEGGLQSTHENGDPGEEIYYLGVIDCLTHYGMIKKMEHFWKGLSHNKNQISPIPPVAYGERFINFISIITRSREEAERARRYHDEAQGESEMDAPIRSPAEKAMDRAEKEAVKSAKSLEKQPEPRDRILTTIRTTDGELLGSTAQATQLPVVEEVGEGSSTGDRSGKSGINHSGGLQEFAPENTLTSDPRRRTFRTALTPPGPPPDRPPPPPKIDASPHRSKGKTVLRDGLSSRDKDLPMLPPESYGSPSPNYT, encoded by the exons ATGCCCGCCCTCACCACCACCGCCCAAGAAAGTTCAGCCCAACTCCGCCCCCGGACCACCTCTCCTCCCCCAATCTTCAACCCGACGCCCCGGAAGTCCCACGATCGATCGTCGCTGAGTAATGCTTTTGTCTGGGCCAGTGAAGCTAATGGCGAGAATGGCCACGTTGATACTACATCCTCTGAGTTCTTCATGACGAACCTCAAGACGGGCAGCTTCCAGTCACTGCCTCACACGAACAAGTCCGTCGTCTCTTCACACGGGCGCGAGAGGTCCCATTCACGAAATGGAAGCTTGCTCTCACTCGGTGCGGGGGACCGTGGCGAGGTCCATAAagatcatcatcatcctcatcatcatcatcatcatcatcatcatcatcaacaacaacagcatGCGAGGCATTCACTGGCAAACGGCATCGACGCTCAGGTGGACCGACCCTACAGCGCCGCTTTGTCGAACGGCACATGTGCTCTACCTCCCCCAGCCAGTCCTAAACCCGTGTTGAACGGCGATCGCTCGTCGACTGATGAGATATCGACAGAACACACCCCGCCGACCTCCATAGTTCCGACCCCCGTAGCCGAAAACGACGGCGGGTTTGCCCCGTTCCAGCAGACAACAAACCGACGTGCATCCCCCCCACCCACGCTCCAGACCGATTTTGAAAATTCGGCTTCGCCTCCTAGCCCACGAAGCCCTCGTCTCATCCATCGACATACCCTGCAGGTTCCAAGGACGACGTCGGGAAGAAGAAGTGTCCGCGAGTCGCTTGCACCCAGCCCTTCCGACGATAATCTTACCTCCAGTGATCGATTTTCCTCCGCCTCCGGTTTCCGAAGGGGATCCCTCAGCCTGGCGCGACGGACCCCAAGATCCATCCAGTCAGATCTTTATCTTGACGAGGGCTCTCCGCAAGATGACGATGCTGTACGGTGGACGAAAGCGATCAAGCACAGAAGAGCCAGCAAGCGGAAGAGGAGAGACGAAGAGGACGAAGATCGGGTTATTGTGGGAACAAAAGTGGACCAGAACCATGTCAACTATGTCACTGCGTATAATATGTTGACAGGAATCCGCTTTACGGTTTCGAGGACGAATGCCAAACTGGACCGTGAGCTAACGGATGCTGATTTTGAAGCTAAGCATAAGTTTTCTTTTGATAT AACTGGTAACGAATTGACGCCTTCCGCCAAATATGATTTCAAGTTTAAGGACTATGCCCCATGGGTGTTTCGCCGTTTGCGGGCAAAATTCCAACTGGATCCGGCTGATTACCTGATGTCACTCACGAGCAAATATATATTATCCGAACTGGGGTCGCCTGGGAAGAGTGGAAGTTTCTTTTACTTTTCTCGCGATTACAAGTATATCATCAAAACTATCCACCACGCCGAACATAAGCTGCTCCGCAGAATACTCCGTGATTACTATCAACATATCGAGAATAACCCGAATACCTTGATCTCACAGTTCTACGGCCTGCATCGTGTCAAGATGGCGTATGGCCGGAAGATTCATTTCGTCGTTATGAATAACCTGTTTCCTCCGCATCGGGATATTCATCAAATGTTCGATCTTAAGGGATCCACGATTGGGAGAGATTTTCGAGAAGAGGACCTGGTGAGCAATCCGAGGGCGACTCTGAAGGACCTTAACTGGCTACGAAGACACCGCCATCTTGAATTGGGCCCGATGAAGCGAGATGTGTTTCTCGCACAGCTACGGAGAGACGTGGCCCTCCTCCAACGTTTAAAAATTATGGACTACTCGTTGCTCGTCGGGATTCATGACGTGGAGAAAGGGAATGAGGAGAAGTTACGAGATAAAACGTTACAGGTGTTTCAGCCAGGTGGGGAGATAATCGAGGAGcaggagcagcagcagcagcagcagcagcagcagcaacagcagcagtCGGATGGGCTAATAAGGACCCCGTCGAAGCTCGAAAGTGCACGAAAGGCGAGGGAGTTGCGAGAAATCATCAAGCGAGAGAAGCCGGTTCCAATCGAGCAGGCGACGGCAAAGATGCCGGATGAGATACTCGATGAGCGGAAAAATCGTGTTTTCTATTCGGATGAAGGCGGACTTCAGTCTACGCATGAGAATGGAGATCCTGGGGAAGAGATATATTACCTCGGTGTTATCGACTGTTTGACCCAC TATGGCATGATCAAGAAGATGGAGCACTTTTGGAAGGGCCTTTCTCATAACAAGAATCAGATCTCGCCTATACCTCCAGTCGCCTACGGTGAACGGTTTATCAACTTTATTTCAATCATAACAAGATCAAGGGAAGAAGCTGAGAGAGCCCGGCGCTACCACGATGAAGCTCAAGGCGAATCAGAAATGGATGCTCCTATCCGGTCCCCCGCTGAGAAGGCGATGGATAGAGCCGAGAAGGAAGCAGTAAAATCTGCAAAGTCTCTTGAAAAGCAGCCTGAACCTCGAGATCGTATTTTAACTACGATTCGGACCACCGATGGTGAACTGCTGGGCTCAACTGCGCAGGCTACTCAGCTTCCTGTTGTAGAAGAGGTTGGAGAGGGAAGCAGCACTGGCGATAGAAGCGGGAAGAGCGGTATTAACCACAGCGGGGGCTTGCAGGAATTTGCTCCAGAGAACACACTCACCTCTGATCCGCGACGACGAACGTTCCGTACGGCTCTGACGCCACCTGGCCCTCCGCCTGACCgaccaccaccgccaccgAAAATCGATGCTTCTCCTCATCGCAGCAAGGGAAAGACCGTATTAAGAGATGGCTTGTCATCACGAGATAAAGATCTACCAATGCTTCCTCCTGAATCATATGGATCTCCGTCACCGAATTACACCTAA
- a CDS encoding uncharacterized protein (EggNog:ENOG410PMKM~COG:S~BUSCO:3162at33183) has translation MEEIEFDPLVHLRDDGLQLSYEFPYRVYDAKVYPIQAPNGSTVIIYGHENGVRILWRGGRRIKPHEGNGEDAKKEESKAKAGNDDVIMIIDSDEEDDPPAQQKEAVPTVQYEEEEDEIDPRRPFQSIIESFNIHLGVKVRKVSIPSILPDAMRPVDSVPPVLTSMIVFTAACADSSIRLIAAPLALPPADGPYLWDFQTLTIPAQHVQVDPAIITMTLTCEKPDIPAETQSRARGKQSTPSKPPGTWKLLLAIHSMEASGKLSIYQIAIDKQPIQAPYPYKLSADDLVPVQQMYLKSPAKSISFHPSQYPSDHHTHLLVAFENGKLDLYQLFPPASRASTLSERRRPTAATRPKQAHAKCFFTLYTNFDESSANLMDRKRIVDAKWVLGGRAIMVLTTDGEWGLWDMEMSGPDRQNPTTATTFSAYQLTTFALRGRVTSPEVSSRSHPTNSTSTAGQNKTKFAPMTPSTRRIREEVLFKGTPQRPAVSSHSYRGAISVIPVSRGWDKLGDESILIWHGDKNVQIPSLITLWKSSVQPSDVVLESSNKYKPAIIQDIKLLGEMENGICYIPSHFRSAATKDPRLEILITAETRLLILASKLQAPEDAKEDEEMQDQNVANEHDQMMLQRGELDLDGMDRVLANMANNTPGTRPNLLRSSQNAFFA, from the exons ATGGAGGAGATCGAGTTTGATCCCCTTGTCCACTTGAGGGACGATGGCTTACAGTTAAG CTACGAGTTCCCGTATCGCGTCTACGATGCCAAAGTCTACCCTATCCAAGCTCCCAACGGTTCTACCGTAATAATATACGGACATGAAAATGGAGTACGCATTTTATGGAGAGGAGGCAGACGCATCAAACCCCATGAAGGAAATGGCGAGGATGCCAAAAAAGAGGAGTCTAAGGCGAAAGCCGGCAATGATGATGTTATTATGATAATAGACTCggacgaagaagacgatCCTCCCGCTCAGCAGAAGGAGGCCGTTCCCACCGTCCAGtacgaggaggaagaagacgaaATTGATCCTAGACGGCCGTTCCAAAGCATCATCGAGTCATTTAACATACACTTGGGAGTGAAGGTCAGGAAGGTGTCCATTCCGAGCATTCTTCCCGACGCCATGCGGCCAGTGGATTCGGTGCCACCGGTCTTGACGAGTATGATAGTTTTTACTGCAGCCTGCGCGGATTCTTCTATTCGACTCATTGCCGCGCCTCTTGCACTTCCTCCCGCCGACGGTCCCTATCTCTGGGACTTCCAGACCCTCACAATTCCAGCACAACACGTCCAGGTTGATCCTGCCATTATCACCATGACTTTGACCTGCGAAAAACCTGATATCCCTGCCGAGACACAGAGTAGGGCTCGCGGTAAACAGAGCACTCCATCCAAACCACCTGGGACCTGGAAACTACTCCTGGCTATCCATTCTATGGAAGCTTCCGGGAAACTGTCAATCTATCAGATCGCGATTGACAAGCAGCCAATCCAGGCACCATACCCATATAAGCTTTCAGCAGACGATCTCGTCCCAGTTCAGCAGATGTATCTTAAGTCGCCCGCGAAGTCCATCTCGTTTCACCCAAGCCAGTACCCTTCCGACCACCACACGCATTTGCTCGTCGCCTTTGAAAATGGGAAGTTGGACCTCTACCAGCTTTTCCCCCCCGCGTCACGAGCATCGACTTTGTCGGAAAGGCGGAGGCCCACAGCGGCTACACGGCCAAAGCAAGCCCATGCGAAATGCTTTTTCACGTTATATACTAACTTTGACGAATCATCGGCAAACCTTATGGACCGAAAGAGAATAGTTGACGCGAAATGGGTTCTTGGCGGCAGAGCCATCATGGTCTTGACAACCGACGGTGAATGGGGACTATGGGATATGGAAATGTCTGGTCCCGATCGGCAGAATCCAACCACAGCGACCACCTTTTCTGCCTACCAACTAACCACCTTTGCATTAAGAGGCCGAGTCACATCGCCCGAAGTGTCATCCAGATCCCACCCTACGAACTCCACGTCGACCGCCGGACAAAACAAAACTAAATTCGCACCTATGACTCCTTCCACGCGTCGCATTCGTGAGGAAGTCCTCTTTAAAGGCACCCCTCAACGCCCTGCTGTTTCTAGCCACTCCTACAGGGGTGCTATATCCGTCATTCCGGTCAGCCGTGGTTGGGATAAGCTTGGGGATGAATCAATACTAATATGGCACGGAGACAAGAACGTGCAAATTCCTAGTTTAATAACCCTCTGGAAGAGCAGCGTCCAGCCATCGGACGTCGTTCTCGAATCATCCAACAAGTACAAACCTGCCATAATCCAGGATATCAAGCTGCTTGGAGAGATGGAGAATGGAATTTGTTATATCCCATCTCACTTCCGATCGGCCGCCACAAAGGACCCACGATTGGAGATCTTGATCACAGCTGAGACCCGCCTTCTCATCCTAGCCTCTAAACTTCAAGCACCAGAAGACGCGAAAGAGGACGAGGAGATGCAAGACCAAAATGTTGCCAACGAACATGACCAGATGATGTTGCAACGAGGAGAATTAGACCTGGACGGAATGGATCGCGTATTGGCAAACATGGCGAATAATACACCAGGAACACGACCAAATCTCTTACGAAGTTCGCAAAATGCCTTCTTTGCCTGA